The Fictibacillus phosphorivorans genomic sequence TTACACATTCTTCATCAGTTTATTTGCCAAGAGTGTGAGCATAAGATCCTAACTGCGAAAACCAATGACGAATATTATAAACATTATCTATCCCAACTAAGAAAATTAAAGTTAGTAAACGCGTCTTCCTAAGAAAACAGGCTATCCAACAGCCTGTTTTTTTGTTGCTGTAAATTCGTAGGAAGCTAATCTATGATAGAATAGGAATATCAAACAAAGCTTAAAAACGTTTAAAAACAAAGGGATTTTGTAATGAAACATGCACCGCTATATGAAGCGTTAATCAATCATAGTCATACAAATAAATGGTCATTTCATGTGCCAGGCCATAAGAACGGTCACATCTTTGAAGAGAGAGCTAAAGCCACTTTTCAATCTGTTTTACCGTTCGATGTTACTGAGCTGTCAGGACTTGATGACTTGCACCATCCCGAGGGTGTGATCTTAGAAACACAGCAGCTTTTGGCTGATTACTACAGAGTGAAACAAAGCTTTTTTTTAGTAAATGGAAGCACGTGTGGAAACCACGCCATGATTCTTTCGTCATTTAATGATGAAGACATCGTACTCGTCCAACGGAACTGTCATAAGTCTGTGTTAAATGGTTTAGAGTTGGCTGGTGTTACTCCAGTTTTTCTTCATACCGAGATGGACGAAGAGGGTGGATATCCATTAGGTGTACATCTTCAAACGGTGAAAGAAGCGGTTGAGCGTTATCCTCATGTGAAAGGAATTATACTGACTAACCCTACGTATTATGGCATGCAGCAAGATATTCAAGACATTGCTGATTTGATTCATAGTGTTGGTGGTATTGTCTTAGTTGATGAAGCGCATGGAGCACATTTCGGATTAAAAGATATGCCGATCAGCTCGATACATAAAGGGGCAGACATGGTTGTGCAATCTGCGCATAAGACTTTACCGGCTCTAACGATGGGCGCTTATTTACATGTGAACAGCGAACGAGTAAATATCCACCGTTTAAAGCATGCTCTACAGTTAGTACAGTCTAGCTCTCCTTCCTATCTGATCATGGCTTCACTTGATCTTAGCCGACTTTACCTTGAAAATTTGAGCAATGATGACATCAATCGTATCTTGTCTCAAGCTGAAGGTATGAGAAAGTATATAGATTCACTTCCGCATCTAAAAGTAATAAAAGCTCCAGATCGATATCAGATTGATCCATTAAAGATTACTGTACAGTCTGATAGGGAATTATCAGGGTATGAGCTTCAGGCTTTATTTGAAAAAGAAGGGTTGTTTACCGAGTTAGCAGATGATCGGAATGTTTTGTTCGTTTTGCCGCTCGGCACGGTGAACGATTCTACTGACTTACAAAGGGTATTGAAAAAGGTATCCGATCAACTTCCTCGTTATAATAAAAGAGAACAAACAGAACAATCCTTAACAGATGTTTTACAAGTGAGTCGTTTATCCCTTTCGTATAGAGAAATGAGGGGTTTACAGGCGAAATCTCAGTCGATGATGGATTCAGAAGGACAGATAGCAGCAGAAGCCGTTATTCCTTATCCTCCGGGAATTCCACTTGTCGCAAAAGGAGAACAAATTACTTCGAAACATATAGATGAGTATTCTTTATTAAAAAAGAAAGGTGCTCGGTTCCAAGGAATTACCGAGGACCATTTAATATATGTTTTTGATCATAGGTAAGGGGCAGTAATTGTGAAAGGTTTATTTATTACGCTAGAAGGGCCGGACGGGTCTGGAAAAACAACACAAATTGCGAAGGTTGCTGAGTATTTACGAAAGCACGAGGTAGATTTTATCCAGACGCGTGAGCCAGGTGGAACAGCTATCAGCGATAAGATACGAGCGCTTGTCTTAGATCCAGAGCATAAAGAAATGCATGATCTGACAGAAGTTCTACTCTATGCAGCTTCACGTGCACAGCATGTACATGAAAAGATTATTCCTGCATTGGAAGAAGGAAAAGTTGTACTCTGTGATCGATTTGTTGATGCATCGCTTGCCTACCAAGGGTTTGGTCTTGGTGTAGGTGAGGAACGTGTGCTGCAAGTGAACAACATTGCAACGAGTGGACTTGTACCCCACCGCAGTTATTTTGTAGATGTTTCGCCGCAAGTTGGAAAAGAACGAATGAAAGCTCGCTATGGAACAGAGAATCTAGACCGAATCGAACAGAAAGACCTTTCCTATCATGAACGTGTGAGAGAAGGGTTTGCTCAGATCTTTTCAAGACAAGCTGATCGGATCGTTCGAATCAATGGTGAACAGAGCCCTGATGCTGTGTTTGAAGAAATCGTAAAGGATTTAGATCAACTTTTATCGAATCATAAGAAAAAGTAGAGAGGGGCATTCGCCATGAAAATGATTATAGCCGTTGTTCAAGATAAAGACAGCAACCGATTGCAAGATGCGCTTGTTGATAAAAACTACCGTGCTACAAAACTCGCGACAACAGGAGGATTTTTGAAAGCAGGGAACACAACGTTTATGATTGGTGTGGAAGATGCTCAGATCGATGATGTTATGGAGATTATTCGGGAGAACTGCAAGAGCCGTAATCAGATGGTGGCACCAGTTTCCCCTATGGGAGGCAATGCAGACGCTTATGTGCCATACCCGGTTGAAGTTGAAGTAGGCGGTGCGACTGTATTTGTTCTGCCGGTTGAAAGCTTTCAGCAATTTTAAATAAAATTGAGGGGTTATTATGAAAATTGGCCAAGATATAAGACCCATTCTGGATACGAAGCAGAACGATGGAAAGATGGGTAAAAAAACATCTATTTCCTTTGGTGAAGCTGTGTCCAAACAAAGTGAGAAATTACATTCCGAACAGTTAACAAGACTGTTAGGTGATATAGAAAATCAAGGCAAAAGGCTGCTTCAATCACAGACGGTACGAGATCTGCAGCTATATAAGAACTTGGTTCAACGCTTCGTAAAAGAAGCTGTTGATTTCGGTATGCAGCTTAAGCAGAACAAAAGTTGGAACGAACAAGGGAGATCGCGCACACTGAAACTCGTAAAAGAAGTAGATGAACATTTGATCGAGCTGACTGAAGCTGTCCTTAGCCAAGAGAAGGATTCGATCACTTTGCTTGATAGAATCGGAGAAATTAAAGGTTTGTTAGTTAATTTATATACGTAGTAGGTGAGTAAGATATGGTGAGCTGGGAAGAGTGCAGCAAAACACAGCCTCGTGTTGTGAGATTATTAAAAAACAGTATACGAAAACAGCGCCTTGCTCATGCATATATTTTTGAAGGGGCTCATGGAACTGGAAAGATGGCGACTGCAACGGTTCTTGCAAAAACGTTCCTTTGCAGAAACAGTGAGGATGGAAACCCTTGTGAAAGCTGTTCGAACTGCAAGAGGATCACATCTGGCAACCATCCTGATGTACATATCATCACACCAGATGGCCAAAACATTAAGATCGATCAGATAAGAGGGCTTCAGAAAGAGTTTGCCTATAGTGGGATGGAGTCTTCCAAAAAGGTATACATTATTGAGCATGCCGATAAGATGACCGTTCAGGCGGCAAACAGTCTTTTAAAGTTTTTAGAAGAGCCTGGAAACGATACGATCGCCCTGCTTTTGACAGAACAGGTTCATCGTTTGCTCGATACGATTCGTTCAAGAGCACAGACGTTAACCTTTTCACCCCTTCCCCCACAAGGGATTTTAAAAAAATTACTACAAGATGATATACCAAAGCCGGTAGCTATGTTGGCGTCCTCTTTGACGTCAGATTATGCAGAAGCACTCGAAATTTGTAGGGAAGAGTGGTTTGCACAAGCAAGAGCCAAAGTGATACAATTAACGGAGGACTTGAGGCTCCGGCCTGATTACTGTCTTGTTGTACTGCAAGATCAGTATTTAAGTTTTTTCAAAGAAAAAGATCAGTTACGTTTAGCTTTAAACTTACTCTTGATCTGGTATCGAGATCT encodes the following:
- a CDS encoding sigma factor G inhibitor Gin gives rise to the protein MKATRQYGEICMVCEEKKDRGLHILHQFICQECEHKILTAKTNDEYYKHYLSQLRKLKLVNASS
- a CDS encoding aminotransferase class I/II-fold pyridoxal phosphate-dependent enzyme, giving the protein MKHAPLYEALINHSHTNKWSFHVPGHKNGHIFEERAKATFQSVLPFDVTELSGLDDLHHPEGVILETQQLLADYYRVKQSFFLVNGSTCGNHAMILSSFNDEDIVLVQRNCHKSVLNGLELAGVTPVFLHTEMDEEGGYPLGVHLQTVKEAVERYPHVKGIILTNPTYYGMQQDIQDIADLIHSVGGIVLVDEAHGAHFGLKDMPISSIHKGADMVVQSAHKTLPALTMGAYLHVNSERVNIHRLKHALQLVQSSSPSYLIMASLDLSRLYLENLSNDDINRILSQAEGMRKYIDSLPHLKVIKAPDRYQIDPLKITVQSDRELSGYELQALFEKEGLFTELADDRNVLFVLPLGTVNDSTDLQRVLKKVSDQLPRYNKREQTEQSLTDVLQVSRLSLSYREMRGLQAKSQSMMDSEGQIAAEAVIPYPPGIPLVAKGEQITSKHIDEYSLLKKKGARFQGITEDHLIYVFDHR
- the tmk gene encoding dTMP kinase, whose translation is MKGLFITLEGPDGSGKTTQIAKVAEYLRKHEVDFIQTREPGGTAISDKIRALVLDPEHKEMHDLTEVLLYAASRAQHVHEKIIPALEEGKVVLCDRFVDASLAYQGFGLGVGEERVLQVNNIATSGLVPHRSYFVDVSPQVGKERMKARYGTENLDRIEQKDLSYHERVREGFAQIFSRQADRIVRINGEQSPDAVFEEIVKDLDQLLSNHKKK
- a CDS encoding cyclic-di-AMP receptor, whose translation is MKMIIAVVQDKDSNRLQDALVDKNYRATKLATTGGFLKAGNTTFMIGVEDAQIDDVMEIIRENCKSRNQMVAPVSPMGGNADAYVPYPVEVEVGGATVFVLPVESFQQF
- a CDS encoding YaaR family protein produces the protein MKIGQDIRPILDTKQNDGKMGKKTSISFGEAVSKQSEKLHSEQLTRLLGDIENQGKRLLQSQTVRDLQLYKNLVQRFVKEAVDFGMQLKQNKSWNEQGRSRTLKLVKEVDEHLIELTEAVLSQEKDSITLLDRIGEIKGLLVNLYT
- the holB gene encoding DNA polymerase III subunit delta' codes for the protein MVSWEECSKTQPRVVRLLKNSIRKQRLAHAYIFEGAHGTGKMATATVLAKTFLCRNSEDGNPCESCSNCKRITSGNHPDVHIITPDGQNIKIDQIRGLQKEFAYSGMESSKKVYIIEHADKMTVQAANSLLKFLEEPGNDTIALLLTEQVHRLLDTIRSRAQTLTFSPLPPQGILKKLLQDDIPKPVAMLASSLTSDYAEALEICREEWFAQARAKVIQLTEDLRLRPDYCLVVLQDQYLSFFKEKDQLRLALNLLLIWYRDLLSIHLSNSENVVFFDQLQALEQQALHTSQKKTGEALQAILTAQARLRSNVSPLMVMEQLVLRLREG